A portion of the Pseudarthrobacter sp. L1SW genome contains these proteins:
- a CDS encoding acVLRF1 family peptidyl-tRNA hydrolase, translated as MPASEGSPHMSVHATGAARPPSVRTAFVSGARLAGWAGRFGAAHGGYWLEDGDDGLRLIAADGAEALLQPPWPVDGRPGRGTDALERLASLASQPRRLGLLLVRRGGYGVAVVGEGAVLASKVGSTYVQSRSAAGGQSQQRFARRRGNQADALVGVVAEHAGRVFSSASFEYVVPGGDRVLSGLVLEHPSLRGYAALPRLAYLDVPDPKAAVLKKAAADACAVRIQVTDPS; from the coding sequence ATGCCAGCCAGCGAAGGGTCGCCGCATATGTCCGTGCATGCCACTGGCGCAGCCAGGCCGCCGTCCGTGCGGACCGCTTTTGTATCCGGCGCCCGGCTGGCCGGATGGGCAGGGCGGTTTGGTGCGGCGCACGGCGGGTACTGGCTGGAGGATGGCGACGACGGACTGCGGCTGATTGCCGCAGACGGCGCCGAAGCGTTGCTGCAGCCGCCGTGGCCGGTTGACGGCCGGCCCGGCCGTGGGACGGATGCCCTTGAGCGGCTCGCCTCCCTCGCATCACAGCCGCGCAGGCTTGGCCTCCTGCTGGTCCGCCGTGGAGGATACGGCGTGGCCGTGGTGGGTGAGGGCGCGGTCCTGGCCTCCAAGGTGGGCTCCACCTATGTGCAGTCCCGGTCCGCAGCGGGCGGCCAGTCGCAGCAGCGGTTCGCACGCCGGCGGGGCAACCAGGCGGATGCTCTCGTTGGTGTTGTGGCAGAGCATGCCGGCCGGGTGTTCAGCAGCGCGTCCTTTGAATACGTGGTTCCCGGGGGCGACAGGGTCCTGTCCGGCCTTGTCCTTGAGCATCCGTCCCTGAGGGGCTATGCCGCCTTGCCCCGGCTCGCGTACCTCGATGTCCCGGATCCGAAGGCCGCTGTGCTGAAGAAGGCGGCAGCGGACGCGTGCGCGGTCCGGATCCAGGTAACAGACCCTTCCTGA
- a CDS encoding GNAT family N-acetyltransferase → MDAAWPALERRDTGEWVLRAAAGVTQRANSVWPRDAAEDPVDALREAMQWYRERRLPLIFQVTDSPANTGLNQVLDAQGFTRQSETLIMSRPSGNGFRGAAGAGVEVLDGPDAEWLDLWWSVDGRGGEAERETARGILAGCPSLYALARDDDGVPAAVGRLAMVHGTGGIYCMATSPSARRRGYAATVLQALLAEGGARGVDSSWLLVTAANHAARQLYSQAGFTESGRYIYRQQRPRRALSGC, encoded by the coding sequence ATGGATGCTGCCTGGCCTGCCCTTGAGCGCCGGGACACGGGGGAGTGGGTGCTCCGTGCCGCTGCCGGGGTTACCCAGCGGGCAAATTCGGTGTGGCCCCGGGACGCCGCGGAGGATCCTGTGGACGCATTGCGCGAGGCGATGCAGTGGTACCGGGAGCGGCGTTTGCCGCTCATCTTCCAGGTGACGGATTCCCCCGCCAATACCGGGCTGAACCAGGTCCTGGACGCGCAGGGCTTCACCCGGCAGTCCGAGACGCTGATCATGTCCCGGCCTTCGGGGAACGGCTTCAGGGGCGCCGCGGGTGCGGGCGTGGAGGTTCTCGACGGGCCGGACGCGGAATGGCTGGATCTCTGGTGGAGCGTGGACGGCCGCGGCGGAGAGGCGGAGCGGGAAACGGCGCGCGGCATCCTGGCCGGGTGCCCTTCGCTGTATGCCCTTGCGAGGGACGACGACGGCGTCCCCGCCGCCGTCGGCCGCCTCGCTATGGTGCATGGAACCGGAGGAATCTACTGCATGGCCACGTCCCCATCGGCACGCCGACGCGGCTATGCGGCGACGGTGCTCCAGGCGCTTCTCGCCGAAGGAGGCGCGCGCGGAGTGGACAGTTCCTGGCTGCTGGTCACAGCCGCGAACCATGCTGCCCGGCAGTTGTACAGCCAGGCAGGATTTACGGAGTCGGGCCGGTACATCTATCGCCAGCAGCGGCCACGGCGCGCACTTAGCGGCTGCTGA
- the aspS gene encoding aspartate--tRNA ligase, translating into MLRTHDLGSLRSEHIGQTVTLAGWVGRRRDHGGVAFVDLRDASGVAQVVVREEEVFHGLRNEYVLQVTGAVSKRPEGNENPALATGEIEVMADKVVILNTSEPLPFQIDEHVEVGEEARLKHRYLDLRRPGPARNLRLRSEANRVARELLHKDGFVEVETPTLTRSTPEGARDFVVPARLAPGSWYALPQSPQLFKQLLQVGGFEKYYQIARCYRDEDFRADRQPEFTQLDIEASFVDQDDIIALGENIVKALWKLIDVEIPTPIQRITYADAMARYGSDKPDLRFGVELTELTGFFKDTNFGVFKAPYVGAVVMPGGASQPRRTLDGWQEFAKQRGHKGLAYVLFKEDGELAGPVAKNLTDTERAGLADAVGAKPGDCIFFAAGEKPAARALLGAARVEIGHRTGLIDPSAWAFCWVVDAPMFEPAAAAVASGDVAVGAGKWTAVHHAFTSPKPEFLETFDKDPESALSYAYDIVCNGNEIGGGSIRIHERDVQERVFELMGLDREDAQTKFGFLLEGFKYGAPPHGGIAFGWDRVVALLAGVESIRDVIAFPKTGNGYDPLTAAPAPITPQQRKEAGVDFKPEAKPAEGK; encoded by the coding sequence GTGCTGCGCACACATGACCTCGGATCCCTTCGTTCCGAGCACATTGGACAAACCGTAACCCTGGCTGGCTGGGTGGGCCGCCGTCGTGATCACGGTGGTGTGGCCTTCGTGGACCTGCGCGATGCTTCCGGCGTGGCCCAGGTTGTGGTCCGCGAGGAAGAAGTCTTCCACGGCCTGCGCAACGAGTACGTCCTGCAGGTCACCGGCGCCGTCTCCAAGCGGCCCGAGGGCAACGAGAACCCGGCCCTGGCCACCGGCGAGATCGAGGTCATGGCGGACAAGGTGGTCATCCTCAACACCTCCGAGCCGCTGCCGTTCCAGATCGACGAGCATGTTGAAGTGGGCGAGGAAGCACGCCTGAAGCACCGCTACCTGGACCTGCGCAGGCCTGGCCCCGCCCGCAACCTCCGGCTGCGTTCCGAAGCCAACCGTGTGGCGCGCGAACTGCTGCACAAGGACGGCTTCGTGGAGGTTGAGACCCCCACGCTGACCCGGTCAACGCCTGAAGGCGCCCGCGACTTCGTGGTCCCGGCCCGCCTGGCCCCGGGGTCCTGGTACGCCCTTCCGCAGTCCCCGCAGTTGTTCAAGCAGTTGCTGCAGGTGGGCGGCTTTGAGAAGTATTACCAGATTGCCCGCTGCTACCGTGATGAGGACTTCCGCGCCGACCGGCAGCCGGAGTTCACCCAGCTGGACATCGAAGCCAGTTTCGTGGACCAGGACGACATCATTGCCCTCGGCGAAAACATCGTCAAAGCACTGTGGAAGCTGATCGACGTCGAGATCCCCACGCCGATCCAGCGGATCACCTACGCGGACGCCATGGCCCGGTATGGCTCGGACAAGCCGGACCTTCGCTTTGGCGTGGAGCTCACGGAACTGACCGGGTTCTTCAAGGACACCAACTTTGGCGTGTTCAAGGCGCCTTACGTCGGCGCCGTGGTGATGCCGGGCGGTGCTTCCCAGCCGCGCCGCACCTTGGACGGCTGGCAGGAATTCGCCAAGCAGCGCGGCCACAAGGGCCTTGCCTACGTCCTGTTCAAGGAAGACGGCGAGCTCGCCGGACCGGTGGCCAAGAACCTGACCGACACGGAGCGCGCAGGCCTGGCGGATGCCGTTGGCGCCAAGCCCGGTGACTGCATCTTCTTCGCAGCCGGGGAGAAGCCTGCGGCACGGGCACTGCTCGGTGCTGCCCGGGTGGAAATCGGCCACCGCACCGGCCTGATCGACCCCAGCGCCTGGGCCTTCTGCTGGGTGGTTGACGCGCCCATGTTCGAGCCTGCCGCCGCGGCCGTCGCTTCTGGTGACGTGGCCGTGGGGGCCGGCAAGTGGACCGCCGTGCACCACGCCTTCACCTCGCCCAAGCCGGAGTTCCTGGAGACCTTTGACAAGGACCCGGAATCAGCGCTGTCCTACGCCTATGACATCGTCTGCAACGGCAACGAAATCGGCGGCGGTTCCATCCGTATCCACGAGCGCGATGTCCAGGAGCGGGTGTTCGAACTGATGGGCCTCGACCGGGAAGATGCCCAGACCAAGTTCGGTTTCCTGCTGGAGGGCTTCAAATACGGTGCCCCTCCGCACGGCGGCATCGCCTTTGGCTGGGACCGCGTGGTGGCACTGCTTGCAGGGGTTGAGTCCATCCGCGACGTCATCGCCTTCCCCAAGACCGGCAACGGCTATGACCCGCTGACCGCGGCCCCCGCGCCGATCACGCCCCAGCAGCGCAAGGAAGCCGGCGTGGACTTCAAACCGGAAGCCAAGCCTGCAGAAGGCAAGTAG
- a CDS encoding APC family permease: MSAHQQLQRRLSTLDATAIGLGSMLGAGVFVVFAPAAALAGQLLALSVVIAGAVAYCNAVASAALAAKYPTSGGTYVYGREQLGEWPGFLAGWGFVTGKTASCAAMALTFGSYAWPQYAVPVAVAAVVALTGVNLLGITRTALLTKILLCVVLATLSFVAVAAAVGPHPAPGPAGPAGMASPGGVLPAAGLMFFAFAGYARIATLGEEVKDPVRAIPRAILAALAGAFAIYLVLALLLLNHLPGGQLASTRTPLLDAVLQSGLAAGAPAVQAGAAAACLGALLALITGVGRTTLAMARERDLPGFLARVGGRHTVPYAAELAVAAVVILLLVTTDVMTVVGFSSFGVLIYYAVANAAAYTLPVHPGYAPKWLNAAGFLACLLLAFTLPPAPVLTMAGVLAAGVAGRWLVLRLRR, encoded by the coding sequence ATGAGCGCACACCAGCAACTTCAACGCAGGCTCAGCACGTTGGACGCCACCGCCATAGGGCTCGGCTCCATGCTGGGCGCCGGGGTGTTCGTGGTCTTCGCTCCGGCCGCGGCGCTGGCCGGCCAACTGCTGGCCTTGTCGGTGGTCATCGCCGGGGCCGTGGCCTACTGCAACGCGGTGGCATCCGCGGCCCTGGCCGCGAAGTACCCCACCAGTGGGGGGACGTACGTCTACGGGCGCGAACAGCTCGGTGAGTGGCCGGGGTTCCTGGCCGGCTGGGGTTTTGTTACGGGCAAGACTGCGTCCTGCGCCGCCATGGCGCTGACGTTCGGAAGCTACGCCTGGCCGCAGTACGCCGTGCCGGTGGCCGTGGCTGCGGTTGTTGCCCTGACTGGCGTGAACCTGCTGGGCATCACACGGACGGCGCTGCTCACAAAAATCCTGCTCTGCGTGGTCCTGGCCACCCTCAGCTTCGTGGCTGTTGCCGCTGCGGTGGGGCCACACCCGGCTCCGGGACCGGCCGGACCCGCGGGCATGGCTTCCCCGGGAGGAGTGCTGCCGGCAGCTGGGCTCATGTTCTTCGCCTTTGCCGGCTACGCCCGGATTGCCACCCTCGGCGAGGAGGTCAAGGATCCCGTCCGCGCCATCCCGCGTGCCATCCTTGCCGCCCTCGCGGGTGCCTTTGCCATTTACCTCGTCCTGGCGCTGCTCCTGCTGAACCACCTTCCCGGCGGGCAGCTCGCTTCAACCAGGACGCCGCTGCTCGACGCCGTGCTGCAGTCCGGCCTGGCAGCGGGGGCCCCGGCCGTCCAGGCCGGAGCCGCGGCCGCGTGCCTGGGCGCGCTCCTGGCACTCATCACCGGCGTCGGCCGCACCACCCTGGCCATGGCCAGGGAGCGCGACCTGCCCGGGTTCCTTGCGCGGGTGGGCGGAAGGCACACCGTGCCGTACGCCGCGGAACTCGCAGTTGCCGCCGTCGTGATCCTGCTGCTTGTCACCACGGACGTTATGACGGTGGTGGGCTTCTCCAGCTTCGGCGTACTGATCTACTACGCAGTGGCCAACGCGGCGGCGTACACGTTGCCCGTGCACCCGGGATATGCGCCGAAGTGGCTGAACGCCGCCGGTTTCCTGGCCTGCCTGCTGCTTGCCTTCACCTTGCCGCCGGCCCCGGTTCTCACCATGGCCGGGGTACTGGCAGCCGGCGTGGCGGGGCGGTGGCTGGTGCTCCGGCTGCGGCGCTAA
- the hisS gene encoding histidine--tRNA ligase has translation MARTASLSGFPEWLPEERLVELHVLDTLRRVFELHGFSSIETRAVETVGQLLRKGEIDKEVYGLSRLQDDESANPVKEGKADPHALALHFDLTVPFARYVVENAGYLAFPFRRYQIQKVWRGERPQEGRAREFTQADIDVVGDGDLPFRYDVEIALVIAEALSALPIPDFRLRINNRKLAEGFYRGIGLDDTAGVLRSIDKLEKIGAAKVAELLKTELGATDEQARKALQLAGIRTEDTSFVAQVQALGVSDELLDEGLSELEQVIEAAVQRAPGKVVADLSIARGLDYYTGTVVETVLVGHEQLGSICSGGRYDALASKGNRKFPGVGLSIGVTRLVSRILSQDLARASRSVPTAVLVALTHDESWDAAQDVAAQLRSRGIPTEVAAKAEKFGKQIKFADRRGIPFVWFTDDDGTHQVKDIRTGEQVVAAPETWMPPSEDLAVQVSTVTEPAAAL, from the coding sequence ATGGCACGCACCGCCTCCCTGTCCGGATTCCCCGAGTGGCTTCCCGAGGAGCGGCTGGTGGAGCTCCATGTGCTGGATACGCTCCGCCGCGTTTTTGAACTGCACGGGTTCTCCTCCATTGAGACCCGCGCTGTGGAGACGGTGGGCCAGCTGCTGCGCAAGGGTGAAATCGACAAGGAAGTCTACGGGCTCAGCCGGCTGCAGGACGATGAAAGCGCCAACCCCGTTAAAGAGGGCAAGGCCGATCCGCATGCCCTTGCCCTGCATTTCGACCTCACTGTTCCTTTTGCCCGCTACGTCGTCGAAAACGCCGGCTACCTTGCCTTTCCCTTCCGGCGGTACCAGATCCAGAAGGTATGGCGCGGCGAGCGCCCACAGGAAGGCCGCGCCCGCGAGTTCACCCAGGCGGACATTGACGTGGTGGGCGACGGCGACCTGCCGTTCCGTTACGACGTCGAGATCGCCCTGGTGATCGCTGAGGCCCTCAGCGCCCTCCCCATCCCTGACTTCCGCCTGCGCATCAACAACAGGAAGCTCGCCGAGGGCTTCTACCGCGGAATCGGCCTGGATGACACCGCAGGGGTGCTGCGGAGCATCGACAAACTCGAAAAGATCGGCGCCGCGAAGGTGGCTGAACTGCTGAAGACTGAACTGGGTGCCACCGACGAGCAGGCCCGGAAGGCCCTGCAGTTGGCTGGAATCCGCACCGAGGACACCTCGTTTGTGGCACAGGTCCAGGCGCTGGGCGTCAGCGATGAACTCCTCGACGAAGGCCTGAGTGAACTCGAGCAGGTGATCGAGGCTGCAGTGCAGCGTGCCCCCGGCAAGGTGGTGGCGGATCTGAGCATCGCCCGCGGCCTGGACTACTACACGGGAACCGTTGTGGAAACCGTCCTGGTGGGACATGAACAGCTCGGCTCGATTTGCTCCGGCGGCCGGTATGACGCCCTGGCCTCGAAGGGGAACCGGAAGTTCCCGGGCGTGGGGCTTTCGATCGGAGTCACCCGCCTGGTGTCCCGCATTCTGAGCCAGGACCTGGCAAGGGCGTCGCGTTCGGTTCCCACCGCGGTGCTGGTGGCCCTCACGCATGATGAAAGCTGGGATGCCGCCCAGGACGTGGCCGCCCAGCTGCGCAGCCGGGGCATCCCTACTGAAGTGGCAGCCAAAGCGGAGAAGTTCGGCAAGCAGATCAAGTTCGCCGACCGGCGCGGCATTCCCTTTGTGTGGTTCACGGACGACGACGGAACGCACCAGGTCAAGGACATCCGCACCGGTGAACAGGTGGTGGCCGCCCCGGAAACCTGGATGCCGCCGTCGGAAGACCTGGCCGTCCAGGTGTCGACGGTGACGGAGCCTGCCGCAGCTCTTTAG
- a CDS encoding peptidylprolyl isomerase encodes MAANSRSARETKRRIQQMEAKRALRRDQEGRRKRDNLVAAGAGATAVVLAVVLQLTVFAGNPTEEEFAAAQADLASPPATASPSATPSAQATNGPHIPAAGTAAGKTFTGELVLNGSPLGVELDGTSAPQAAAVFKSLSDEGYYNGKNCHRLTTGEAFGVLQCGSPTGDGQGDPNYTWGPLENTPADNTYPAGTIAVARTGNNAYGNGTQFFIVYKDTVIPADSAGGYTVVGKVTSGLDVVSSVAAAGITPGSSVTDGAPVEPVTIDSFSLK; translated from the coding sequence TTGGCGGCCAATTCACGCAGTGCCCGCGAAACCAAACGGCGCATTCAGCAGATGGAAGCCAAGCGTGCCCTGCGGCGGGACCAGGAGGGCCGGCGCAAGCGTGACAACCTGGTCGCCGCCGGTGCCGGAGCGACCGCAGTGGTCCTCGCCGTCGTGCTCCAACTCACTGTCTTTGCCGGCAACCCGACCGAGGAGGAATTCGCCGCGGCGCAAGCGGACCTGGCCAGCCCGCCGGCCACCGCCAGCCCCTCGGCGACGCCGTCTGCGCAGGCAACGAATGGTCCCCACATTCCTGCGGCCGGCACCGCCGCAGGCAAGACGTTCACCGGCGAACTCGTGCTTAACGGCAGCCCGCTGGGTGTGGAACTGGACGGAACCAGCGCGCCGCAGGCCGCCGCCGTCTTCAAGTCCCTCAGCGACGAGGGCTACTACAACGGAAAGAACTGCCACCGGCTGACCACCGGCGAGGCCTTCGGCGTCCTCCAGTGCGGCTCGCCCACCGGCGACGGGCAGGGCGACCCGAATTACACGTGGGGGCCGCTCGAGAACACGCCGGCGGACAACACCTATCCGGCAGGAACCATCGCCGTCGCCCGGACGGGCAACAACGCCTATGGAAACGGCACCCAGTTCTTCATCGTCTACAAGGACACCGTGATTCCGGCCGACAGCGCAGGGGGCTACACGGTCGTGGGGAAGGTGACATCCGGGCTGGATGTAGTGTCCAGCGTGGCTGCTGCCGGGATCACCCCAGGCAGCAGCGTCACAGACGGCGCGCCCGTTGAACCAGTCACGATAGACTCGTTTTCTCTGAAGTAG
- a CDS encoding DUF349 domain-containing protein, giving the protein MTDSQKSDETATDLTEAAAPGASGEAPEAAGTPAADASDTGAAAEEPAAGQAPAGETPAEAAPAPAPAPAPSPRSAAPSPAAFASRPKPAAAAPAAAAVPAAPATSLAEASKWGRVEGDGHVFLTIDGSEHAVGQYPGVSDDEALAYFARKYDDVAAQIVLLEQRVTSKAPSTDMQKTVTHLREQLAERNMVGDLRSAEARLDKLSEQIVELEKAEKAEHDAVRASELAAREAIVAEAEQISGQDPAQTQWKTSSARMNELFETWKAAQKSGIRLGRSNEDALWKRFRAARTVFDRHRRAYFSQLDSNNSAAKSAKEKLIAEAEALSSSTDWGFAAGEYRRLMDQWKASPRASRKDDDALWARFRAAQDVFFTNRQAANDEIDQEYAANLTVKEALLAEANAILPVKDLAAAKKALQSVRDRWEEAGKVPRADMGRIEAGLRKVEDAVRHAEEEQWQRSNPERKARTNSALSQLESAIAGLQEDLAKAEKTGDQRKIKAAQEALEARQAWLDQIQRSASELS; this is encoded by the coding sequence GTGACAGACAGTCAGAAATCCGACGAAACAGCAACAGACCTGACCGAAGCGGCGGCCCCCGGGGCTTCCGGTGAGGCCCCTGAAGCGGCCGGCACCCCCGCTGCGGATGCAAGCGATACCGGGGCTGCTGCAGAAGAACCAGCCGCCGGCCAGGCTCCGGCGGGCGAAACGCCGGCCGAAGCTGCTCCCGCCCCTGCACCTGCGCCTGCCCCCTCGCCCCGGTCAGCAGCGCCGTCTCCGGCCGCTTTCGCTTCCCGTCCCAAGCCTGCCGCCGCGGCCCCGGCTGCAGCCGCGGTACCGGCCGCACCGGCCACCTCCCTGGCGGAGGCCTCAAAGTGGGGCCGGGTTGAAGGGGACGGACACGTCTTCCTGACCATTGACGGCAGCGAGCACGCCGTTGGACAGTACCCCGGCGTAAGCGACGACGAAGCCCTCGCCTACTTCGCCCGGAAATACGACGACGTGGCAGCGCAGATCGTGCTGCTTGAACAGCGCGTCACGTCCAAGGCCCCCAGCACCGATATGCAGAAGACCGTGACGCACCTGCGGGAGCAGCTTGCGGAGCGCAACATGGTGGGCGACCTGCGTTCTGCGGAGGCCCGGCTGGACAAGCTCTCCGAGCAGATCGTTGAGCTGGAGAAAGCAGAGAAGGCCGAGCACGACGCCGTCCGCGCGTCTGAGCTCGCGGCCCGCGAGGCGATCGTTGCGGAGGCCGAGCAGATCTCCGGCCAGGATCCGGCACAGACGCAGTGGAAGACCTCCAGCGCCAGGATGAACGAACTTTTTGAGACCTGGAAGGCAGCCCAGAAGAGCGGCATTCGCCTGGGCCGCAGCAACGAGGACGCATTGTGGAAGAGGTTCCGCGCCGCCCGCACGGTTTTCGACCGGCACCGCCGCGCCTACTTCTCCCAGCTGGACAGCAACAATTCCGCTGCCAAGTCGGCCAAGGAAAAGCTGATCGCTGAAGCCGAAGCGCTGTCCAGCTCCACCGACTGGGGTTTCGCCGCCGGCGAGTACCGTCGGCTGATGGATCAGTGGAAGGCATCGCCACGCGCCAGCCGTAAGGACGACGACGCGCTGTGGGCCCGTTTCCGCGCGGCGCAGGATGTATTCTTCACGAACCGCCAGGCCGCCAACGATGAAATCGACCAGGAATACGCCGCCAACCTCACCGTCAAGGAAGCGCTCCTGGCAGAGGCCAACGCCATCCTTCCGGTGAAGGACCTTGCGGCGGCCAAGAAGGCACTCCAGTCCGTCCGCGACCGCTGGGAAGAAGCGGGCAAGGTTCCACGCGCCGATATGGGACGCATTGAAGCCGGGCTGCGCAAGGTTGAGGACGCCGTCCGCCACGCCGAGGAAGAACAGTGGCAGCGCTCCAACCCGGAACGGAAGGCCCGCACCAACAGCGCCCTTTCCCAGCTGGAATCGGCGATCGCCGGCCTGCAGGAGGATCTCGCCAAGGCAGAGAAGACCGGCGACCAGCGCAAGATCAAGGCTGCCCAGGAAGCCCTCGAAGCACGCCAGGCCTGGCTGGACCAGATCCAGCGCTCGGCCAGCGAGCTTTCCTGA
- a CDS encoding type IV toxin-antitoxin system AbiEi family antitoxin — protein MAIPPAAPGPDHATAADALAPRFPELYSPDMPFAWPELQSLAADGLLDRIHHRGYTLPGLPASPQLRARAAAGAVPASVRQRVVAGRMTAAWIYGCAGEPDRLALLVDAKRRVSSLRTTRGCTLHEVRLGPFDVVSLGGLMVSSPMRTALDIALHVDAERALPTLARLLARPQNDVRLRLLVLAIEATPRVPHKKAALEKLAALAPALVSSGPVDVEHPVNPADGAQDVAQVLGVAHLKGKP, from the coding sequence ATGGCGATTCCACCGGCCGCTCCGGGCCCCGATCATGCAACTGCGGCGGACGCTTTGGCGCCCCGTTTTCCGGAACTCTATTCCCCGGACATGCCCTTCGCCTGGCCCGAGCTGCAATCCCTCGCGGCGGATGGACTGCTGGACAGGATCCACCACCGCGGCTACACGCTTCCAGGGCTCCCTGCCTCTCCACAACTGCGGGCGCGGGCGGCGGCAGGGGCGGTGCCCGCTTCGGTCCGCCAAAGGGTGGTCGCGGGCCGGATGACGGCCGCTTGGATCTATGGCTGCGCCGGCGAGCCGGACAGGCTGGCGCTCCTTGTGGATGCCAAGCGGAGGGTTTCCAGCCTGCGGACCACCAGGGGGTGCACCCTGCACGAAGTGAGGCTCGGGCCGTTCGATGTTGTCAGCCTCGGCGGCCTGATGGTCTCAAGCCCTATGCGGACCGCCCTGGACATCGCCCTGCACGTGGACGCCGAGCGCGCCTTGCCCACCCTGGCAAGACTGCTGGCGCGTCCGCAGAACGACGTCCGCCTGCGCCTGCTGGTCCTTGCCATAGAAGCCACGCCGCGGGTGCCCCATAAGAAGGCTGCCCTGGAAAAACTCGCTGCCCTAGCTCCGGCGCTTGTTTCCAGTGGTCCGGTAGACGTCGAACACCCCGTCAATCCTGCGGACGGCGCTCAGGACGTGGCTCAAGTACTTGGGGTCGCCCATCTCAAAGGCAAACCTTGA